The genomic segment TGCTACAGTTATTGACCGTCTCGGCTACGCAAGAGAAGAACTTTCAGGTCAATCTGTTTTAATGGTTCATCCGCCGGAACGGCGCGATGAGGCTGGCAGAATTGTTGGTGAAATGTTAAGCGGAGAAACAGAGTTTTGTCCTGTTCCGATTATTACAAAATCTGGTGTTCAAATTCCTGTTGAAACAAGGGTTTCCCATGGATTTTGGGACGGCAAACCTGTAATTTTTGGAGTTACCAAGGATATTTCAAAAATCAAATTATCAGAAGAAAAATTTTCGAAATTATTTTATATCAATCCTTCTGCTTGTGGTTTAAGCGATTCGGACAACCACGAATACGTTGAAGTAAATGAAGTATTTTACACTTTACTGGGATTTGGTAAAGATGAAGTAATAGGCAAAACACCTATGGATTTAGGTATTATAAAACTTGAAGCATTGAATGCCATATTTCTTAAAGCAGATAGTAATGGAAATGTAACCAATGCAGAAGCCGATTTAAAAGCGAAGAACGGCGATATCAAGCACGTGTTGTTATCATCAGAAAATATTAATATCCAGGATAAAAAATACCGCTATGTTGTTGTTCATGATATCACCGAACGTAAGCAGGCAGAGGAGCAAATAAAGGAGAATGAAACAAGGCAACACACTTTGCTGGCCAATCTCCCGGCCGGTGTGGTTATTATTGATCCCGTAACCAGAATGATCGAGAATGTGAATGATGCTGCCGCAACCATGTTTGGAGTTCAGGCAGAGCACATTGTCGGACACCGGTGTCACGCATTTCTCTGTCCGGCAAATGAAGGCGCGTGCCCTGTTTGCGACTTGGGACAGGAAGTGGACAATATGGAACGAGTGATGCTTTGTATCGATGGCAGCAAACGCCAGGTTCTGAAGTCTGTCAAACGTATACGAATAAAAGGTCAGGAAAAGCTGCTGGAGTGCTTTATTGATATCACTGAACGTAAGCAGGCTGAGGAGCAGCTAAGGGAAAGCGAGGAACGGTACCGCCTGCTGTTCGATGGCTCGCGGGAAGCTATGATGACCCTTGCTCCGCCTTCGTGGATGTACGCTTCCGGCAATCCGGCAGCATTAGAGATGTTCGGTGCCAGGGATGCGGCAGAATTCAAAACACTGATGCTAAAGGATATATCCCCTGAATTTCAGCCCGATGGCAGTCTCTCAGTCAAAAAAGGACTGGAACAAATTGGGGTGACAATGCGCGAGGGTTCCCACTTTTTCGAGTGGACGCACCGGCGGCTTGACGGCACGGTTTTCCCGGCTACCGTGTTGCTGACCAAAATCGAGATGGGCGGCCATAAAATTGTTCAGGCTACTGTGCGCGACATCACCGCCCAGAAGCAGGTGGAGGAATCTTTACAACAGATTACCAACCGCCTGAAGCTGGCCACAAGCGCCGGCGGTGTGGGTATATGGGATTATGACATTGTTAACAACCGACTGGTCTGGGACGACCAGATGTTTTGTCTCTATGGAATCACGCAGGATCATTTCAGCGGTGCTTATGAGGCATGGCAGGCAGGGCTCCACCCGGAAGACAGGCAAAGAGGCGATGAAGAAATACAGCTTGCGCTGCATGGTGAAAGAGATTTTAACACCGAGTTCCGTGTAATCTGGCCGGACGGAAGTATTCGAAATATACGTGCTCTTGCCGTTGTGGAGCGAGACGACTCCGGTCAACCACTGCGCATGATCGGTACAAATTGGGACATTACAGCGCAAAAGCAGGCAGAGGCGGCGCTCCTCCAGGAGAAGAAACGATTTAGTACTCTTTCTGAGAATGCACCTTTTGGAATGGTTATGATTGATACAAAAGGAAATTTTATCTACATCAATCCAAAATTCAAAGAGTTGTTCGGATATGATATAGAGGATATTCCTGATGGGCGAACATGGTTTAAAAAGGCATACCCTGACCCTGAGTGCAGAAAAACAGCTACATCAACCTGGGTAGTAGATTCAAAGCAGGCAAAAGTAGGTCAAAAAAGACCGAGGATATTCAAGGCAAACTGTAAGGACGGTACAGAAAAAGTCATTAGCTTCATCACTGTCCAGCTCGAAACAGGGGAACATATGATAAGCTGTGATGATATCACCGACCGCAAGCGGGCCGATGATGCGCTGCGGGAAAGCGAGGAAACAATCCATCTTCTGCTGGATTCCATGGCCGAAGCAATATATGGCATTGACATGAATGGCAACTGCACCTTCTGTAATAACACCTGTCTACGCCTGCTTGGATACAAGCACTCTGATGACTTGCTCGGCAAAAACATGCACTGGCAGATTCATTCAAAACGCCCGGACGGAACCTCTTTCCCGGTGGAAGAATGCCGGATTTTTCAGGCGTTCCATGAAGGGAAAGGTACACATGTGGACGACGAAGTGCTTTGGCGCTCTGACGACACATCTTTTCCCGCCGAGTATTGGTCATATCCGCTACTCCGCGACGGTGCGGTTGTAGGCGCTGTAATAACATTTTTTAATATCACCGACCGCAAGCGGGCCGATGATGCGCTGCGGGAAACCAACCGCCTCCTTAAAGAGACCACGAAACATGCAAACGACATGGCCGAACAGGCTGAGGCTGCCAACATGGCCAAGAGCGAGTTCCTGGCCAACATGAGCCACGAGATCCGCACACCTATGAATGGGGTGATCGGTATGACAGGGCTGTTGCTGGATACGGAACTGAACGATGACCAGCGACGATATGCCGAAGTGGTACGCACAAGTGGCGAGTCGCTCCTGGGGTTGATTAATGATATCCTCGATTTTTCGAAGATTGAGGCGGGAAAGCTGGAACTGGAGACGCTGGATTTTGACCTGCGCGGCCTCCTCGACGATTTTGCCGCCATGGTAGCTATGCGCGCCCATGACAAGGAGCTTGAATTCATCTGCGCCATTGCTCCTGATGTACCAACCTTCCTTAGCGGCGACCCCGGTCGTCTGCGGCAGATTCTCACAAACCTGGTTGGCAACTCTGTCAAATTTACAAATAAAGGCGAGATCGTCATACGGACGAGTCTGGTATCAGAGACTGACGGAGAAGCCATAATACATTTCTCAGTGAGAGATACCGGCATCGGTATCCCTGCCGACAAGCAGGAACAACTTTTTCAGAAGTTCACACAGGCAGATGCCTCAACAACGCGCAAATATGGCGGCACTGGCCTGGGGCTGGCTATTTCGAAACAATTAGCCGAGATAATGGGCGGTAAGATCGGCGTAATCAGCAAAGAAGGGCATGGCTCAGAGTTCTGGTTTACCGTGCGGTTTGCCAAACAGCCCGCACAGGAACGTATTGAGATGCCGCTAACCGATATTCGCGAGGTGCATGTTCTGGTGGTAGACGACAACGCCACTAACCGCGAGGTACTCATGATTCAGCTCCTATCCTGGGGCGTACGGGCAAAAGAGGCCCATGATGGTCATGCTGCACTTAAGGAACTCTCACTGGCAAGGGATGCAGGTGATCCCTTCCGGATAGCCATTATAGACATGCAAATGCCCGGTATGAATGGCGCAGTTCTGGCCCGGACCATCAAAGCAGATGAAACGCTGAAGGATACCCGTCTGGTGCTTTTTTCCTCTCTGGGCCAACGTGGCGACGCTAAGCAAATGGAGGGGATTGGCTTCTCTGCCTACCTGACCAAGCCGGCGCGGCAGTCGGAGCTCTCCGGGTGTCTATCCGCCGTGCTGGCAGGGACTGACGTGACCTGGCAGGCGCAGCCTATCATCACACGTCACACAATACATGAGATGCGACGGGGTTCAATTCGCATTCTATTAGCCGAAGACAACATCACTAACCAGCAGGTGGCCATGGGCATCTTGGAGAGACTGGGCCTGCGCGTTGATGTTGTGGCTAACGGCGAGGAAGCCATCAAGGCCATGGAAAACCTCCCTTATGACCTGATGCTGATGGATGTGCAGATGCCTGTGATGGATGGACTGGAGGCAACGCGCCAAATCAGAAATCCACAATCTATAGTCCACAATCACCAGATTCCCATTATCGCAATGACTGCTCATGCCATGCAGGGCGACCGGGAGAAATGTTTGGAAGCGGGGATGAACGACTATGTGTCCAAGCCCGTTTCTCCTCAGATCCTGGCCGAAGCGCTGGAGAAATGGCTGCCCAAAGAAGAAACTGGAAACCGGCAAGCCTCAATCCTGCCAAAAGCAGGACAACCGGAAACCGTGGAACAACCCCTCCAGGATTCAAGTCACAAGTCACAAATTCCTATTTTTGACAAGGCAGGCATGATGGCACGCCTTATGGACGACGAAAATCTGGCACGCAAGGTGGTAAAAGGTTTTCTTGATGATCTCCCCCGGCAGATAGCAGCGCTGAAAGAATATCTGAAAGCCGGTGATGTGGTTCAAGCCGAGCGTCAAGCCCATACCATCAAGGGTGCCTCAGCCAATGTCGGCGGCGAGGCCTTGCGCGCGATAGCTTTCGAGATGGAAAAAGTCGCAAAGGTTGGCGGCCTGGAATCCGTTACTGCCCGCTTGCCTGAGTTGGATTCACGATTCGCCCTGCTGAAGGAAGCGATGAACAAGTTTATTAACTAAAATAATATTTTGAGGAGATATTAATCGTGAAAATACTGATAGTTGAGGATGATTTTACGAGCCGCATGCTCCTGCAGGAAATACTTAAATACTACGGAACCTCGCACGTTGCCGTCAACGGCAAGGAGGCAGTCGAGGCCGTACGCATCGCTCTGGAGATTGGCGAACCATATGATCTTATTTGCCTGGATATCATGATGCCCGAAATGGATGGTCTGGAGGCATTGAGTATAATACGACAAATGGAAGCATCTGCCGGCACTACCGGTATAAACCGCACAAAAATTGTAATGATGACTACAGTTGCCGATAAGGCAACTGTCATAAACGCAGCCCAACGTCAATGTGACTACTTTTTTTCCAAGCCCATCCATAAAGCAAAGGTGCTTGAAGAATTACGCAAGATGAAGTTAATTATATGATAAGGAAGGTATTCCAATGCGCATCCTGATTGCTGAAGATGACTTCACATCCCGAAGCATCCTTGTGGGAGTGTTGACAAAGTGCGGCCACGAAACAGTAGCGACGGAGAACGGCGCGGAGGCTTGGGCGGCAATGCAACAGCCCGATGCGCCCCGTCTGGCCATTCTCGATTGGGTAATGCCGGAAATGGATGGAATTGAGGTGTGCCGCCATATCCGTACCCTGGAAACAGACCAACCACCCTATATTATTATACTGACGTCCAAAGACGAAAAGGCGGACATCGTCGCAGGACTGGAAGCTGGAGCAGACGATTACCTGATCAAACCTTATGACCCGGGGGAACTCCATGCACGGGTCAACGTCGGTCAACGTATGATAGAAATACAGGCCAAACTGGCAGAAGTGCGGAATGCGCTGGCACACGAGGCTACACACGACCCGTTGACAGGTATTAATAACCGCCGTGCCATTCTTGATGGCTTGGCAAATGAGCTGTCCCGTGCCAGGAGAAATGGCAGAACGGTGGGTATCGGCATGTGCGACCTTGACCACTTCAAACAGATCAACGACAGTTATGGGCATCAGGCTGGAGACGAAGTGCTTTGCGGTTTTACGCGCATCATTCAAGACAGCTTACGGGAATATGACCTTATCGGCCGGTACGGCGGGGAGGAGTTTCTGGTGGTTACTCCTGAGTTCGGGGGGCTTATGCTCGAAAGAGTTTACGAGCGGTTGTGCGAAAGGGTAGCCAAAAGCCCGATACATACAAGGGCAGGCGACATTTCCATCACTGTGAGTATCGGTGTTTCCAGCGGAACCGGTGACGATACGGTAGATGCCCTACTGAATGAAGTAGATACCGCCCTGTATCAAGCAAAGAAAGACGGTCGCAATCGAGTATCCTATGCTGACCCTCAGATTATGGAGGATTAATTACAATGAAAATTCTGATCGCTGAAGACGACTTTACGTCGCGCACTGTCCTGATGGAGGTGCTCAAGAAGCACGACCACGAGGTAGTGGCGACTGTGAATGGCGCGGAGGCCTGGGCGGCAATGCAACAGCCCGATGCGCCCCGTCTGGCCATTCTCGACTGGATGATGCCCGAAATGGACGGAATTGAGGTGTGCCGCCACATCCGTACCCTGGAAACCGATGAGCCTCCCTACATCATCATGCTGACCACCAAAGGCGAGAAGTCGGATATCATCGTCGGACTCGAAACCGGGGGCAACGATTACCTGGCCAAGCCCTTCGACCCCGAGGAACTCCGTGCCAGGGTCAACGTCGGTCGGCGTATGATCGAGATGCAGGCCAAACTGGCAGGGCGCATGCTGGAACTGCAAAAAGCACTGTGGGAACAGGAGAAACTTACCCTTGAACTCAGAGATGCGCTTTCTCAAGTCAAGATTTTAAGTGGATTGCTCCCCATTTGTGCTTCCTGTAAGAAAATACGAAACGACGAAGGATATTGGGAGCAAATGGAAATGTACATAAGAGACCATTCGGAAGCGGAATTCAGTCATAGTATCTGCCCGGAGTGTGCAGAAAAACTGTATCCTGAGTTCTATAAAAAGAAATGAATGGTTATTTATGTTACTTGCTGATTTTGTCCTGCAATTTCATTCAATAGATTCCGGCTTCCGCCGGTAGAGCGAAGCGGGCATTAATCCCGTGCAGACGGGACATGACAGAAAATAGTAATCCGGGTGCTTTTGCAAAAGTCTCAATGCAAAGCGCTTTTTGTTCTTTATTTAAGAAAAACTATTATCTTTCGTACTGCTTTCAGCTTGATATTAATTCAAAACTGGAGGACAATAAATCTATGAGCTTAAGGTGCAAAAATAATTAAAACGTAGAATCGGGAAGTTTGTCACGATAGTCCATTTTGTCTCCAACAGGAAGGTTTATTTACATGGAAAAAGATAAAATCATCGGGTCCATCCTTTTACAGTGGATTACAATTTTTTTTCTGGTAGCCATCGTATTCATTTCTCTCGGCAGTTTATATTACCGCTATGAGGCTCAACGCATAAAAGACGATAAATACGAGGATTTATCCACGATTGCCAAATTGAAGGCAGATTCTATACAGGACTGGCGTAAACACAGGCTTGCCGATGTTCGCAGGGTGCCGGGTCCCCTTGTAAGGAAGGAGATGGCGCGCCTGCTTCACGATCCAACCGGCCCCGGCGCCAGAACAGCGCTTCAGACACAGTTGAATATCAACAAAAAAGGCACTGTCTATGCAGATGCACTTTTTCTGGATACAAAGGGCAACATCCTGTTATCGGACAATCCCTACTCCGCACCTGTTGACCAGACCACGATGAGGGCGATAGAGCTTGCCCTTAAAGACCGTAGAGAGGTTTTGAGTGATTTTTTCCGTGATCCTAAGGGTCTTGTTTGCATAGACGCCGTGGCGCCGGTTCCTGATGACAGCGGCAAGCCTATAGCGATTGTGGTCCTCCGTAGCAAGGCAGCGGACTTCCTCTTTCCTCTCATCCAGACATGGCCTACTCCAAGCAAGACCGCCGAGACACTCCTTGTCTGCCGGGATGGCGATTCCATCCTGTTTCTGAATGATCTCAGACACAGGTCTGATACGGCGCTTAACCTGAGATTCCCCTTGAGCAACACTACTCTTCCGGCTGTTCAGGCCGTCCTCGGCGAATATGGCAGTTTTTTTGGCAGAGACTACCGGGGGATTGAAGTACTGGCTATATTGTTGCCGGTTCCACAATCGCCCTGGTTCGTCGTGGCAAAGGTAGATGCAGAGGAGATACTGGCAGAGATTAAATACAGGGCATGGGTAATCACCATCATCGTAATCCTTCTCATGCTGATCGCAGCGGGGCTCATCAGTGGCGTGTATCAAAAGCGACAGGAAGTTGAGCGTAAACTCGCGGAAGATGTTCTGAAGGAATCTGAGAGCAGGTTCCGGATTATCTTTGAGAGCAGCAAAGACGGCATCATCTTATTCGACGGAAAAACCAAAAATATCATCCATGGAAACAACGCCATGGCTGAGCTGTTAGGATGCTTCAGTGAGGACCTGGTTGGCAGGTCCATTTCATCCCTGCACCCCGCAGAAGAGTGGTCAAACATTAAACATGAATTACAGAAACATTTGAGCGGTGAGCTTTCGGTTTCTTATGGGATTCCTGTTATCCGCATTGACAGCTCCGTCTTCTACGCGGACATCAGCTCAAGTCTCATAACGCTTGATGAAAAAGCCTACTTCTCCGCCTTCTTTCGCGACATTACCGAGCGTAAGCTTGCAGAGGAAACTATTAAATCCTCCCTCCGTGAAAAAGAGATCCTTCTGAAGGAAATCCAGCACAGGGTAAAGAATAACCTCCTTGCCATATCAGGCATCCTTGCCCTCCAGTTAGAGCGCATAAAGGACAGCGAGTCAAAGGATGCCTTCATTACAAGCATGAACCGGATAAAGGCAATGACAAAAATACATAACAGACTATATCAATCCGAGGACTTCTCCCTTGTTGGCTTCAAGAAATATATGGAGGAACTCCTCTGGGAGCTTTCCCGTACTTACGGTTTCCCACAGAAAGACATCATAACGGATATCCAGGATATCTCCATTGACATCAATACGGCCATCCCGGCAGGTCTCATTATAAACGAGCTTGTGAGCAATGCCATGAAGCACGCCTTCCCCCCGGAGGGACGTGGGACCCCGGATCACCCGCAAGCGGGTACCCGCACTCCGGTGCAGGCGTGGGACGAGAGAAACCAAAGAGCGGAGGGTGAAGAGCAAAGAAACGTGATAACCGTCACCCTGAAAAAGGATGGAGAAAATGATGCTCGATCCCCCGCTAAACGAGGACAAGCCTCGCAACTCGTAACCCTTACTGTCTCCGATAACGGGATCGGATTCCCTGCCCATATAGATATCAAAAACACGGAATCAGTGGGGTTTTCACTGCTTGTCCAACTGGTGGAGCAAATTAACGGCACAATAGAATTAATAAAAGAAAATGGTACACGATTCACGATCACCTTTTCCATTGATCAGGAGAAAACACCATGAATAAGCAACAGGAATACAAAAAGACCATCCTTCTCGTTGAAGATGAAGCATTGATCGCTGTCATTGAGAGGGAGACATTAAAACGGCATGGCTTCAATGTCATTCTTGCCTACAGTGGAGAAAAGGCAATTGAAGCTGCGCAAACCGCCGCGGATATTAACCTCATCCTTATGGATATCAACCTGGGGAAAGGAAAGATGGACGGCACAGAGGCGGCAGAGGCCATTCTCAAAGAGAGAGACATCCCCATACTCTTTCTCTCAAACTATACCCTGCCGGAGGTAGTAGAGAAGACCGAGAAGATTACCTCCTACGGGTATGTGGTAAAAGATTCAGGAGAGACGGTGCTTCTGGCTTCCATCAAGATGGCATTCAAGCTGCATGAGGTCCTCAATAAGTTACAGGAACAGAAACATAAAATTGAGACAGCAAATGAAGAACTCCATGCCGCGTTGACTCAGATCGAAATGTCAAACCTGATGCTCACTGCCTCTTACGCGGAGATACTGGAAGGGAAAGAACTGTTCCGAACAACCTTATACAGTATTGGCGATGCTGTGATTACCGCCAACACGCATGGCATTGTCCGGCATATGAATCCTGTGGCTGAAGCTTTGACCGGATGGACTGAAGGAGAGGCAAGAGAAAAAAACATTGATGAGATTTTCCATATTATAAACGAAGAGAAACGCGATATTGTTGAAAACCCTGTTAAACGTGTACTGAGGGAAGGAACGGTGGTGGGGCTTGCCAATCATACTCTTCTTATATCAAAAGATGGCAATGAAATCCCCATCGCTGACAGCGGTTCACCAATAAAGGACGCGGCGGGAAAAATCTTCGGCGTCGTGCTTGTCTTCAGTGATCAGACAAAGGAACGGGCAGCCGATAAAAAGATTCAGGCAAGCGAAAAGCTCTTCAAAAACCTGTATCAGGAAAGTTCCATCCCGACCTTCACCTGGCAGAAAAAGGATGAAGACTTTATTCTTGTAGATTTTAACCGCGCAGCAGATCATATTTCTAACGGCAAAGCACGCGGCTTTCTTGGAAACAGCGCTGCGTGTATGTATGAAAACAGACCGGAAATTCTCAGCAAAATGAGCCTTTGCTTCAAAGAACACCGCACCTTGATGCATGAAGCAGTTTCCATGAACTTCGCGCCGGGAAGATTCCTGTCAATAAATTATAGTTTCATTCCTCCGGATATGATCATCGTCCATTTTCAGGACCAAACAGACCGCAAGCAAGCTGAAGAAAAATTGAAAGAATCTGAGGAGAAATACCGTGCCTACATGGACAACGCAAGTGACGCAATCCTGATTTCAGATTCTGAGGGGGGTTTTCTTGAGGCAAACAAGAAAGCAGAGGCCCTTCTGGGCTACACGAAGGAAGAACTGACGGGCATGGACATTAACCGGATTCACCCGAAAGAGGAACTTGCGAGGGTTATGGACGTTTTCAAGGGTATAATGGAAGCAAGGTTGATTTGCTGTAACGATACGAGGGTGTTGAGAAAAGACGGATCGTTCGTTCCTGTTGATATATCGGGTTCTGCTATTGATTATCTCGGGAAAAAGGTGGCCCTGGGAATTTTTATAGACATCACCGAGCGCAAGCAAGCTGAAGAAAAGCTCCGTGCGTCAGAGAGACGTTTTGCAGACATTATCAATTTTCTTCCCGATGCAACACTTGCAATAGATAATAAAGGCAGGGTTATCGCATGGAATAAGGCGATTGAAGAAATGACCGGTGTTCCTGCAGAGGAGATGCTCGGCAAGGGTGATTATGAATATGCTATTCCTTTTTATGGGAATCGGCGGCCCATCCTGATTAATTTTGTTTTTACCTGGAATCAGGATCTTGAAAAACAGTATGACTTTATCAAAAAGGAAGGCGACACCATCACCACGGAAACAAGTGTGCCATTTGTGCGCGGACAGAACAGAGTCCTCTGGGCAAAGGCCGGCCCTCTTTACGACACCCTGGGGAATGTTATCGGTGCGATTGAATCCATCCGTGATATAACCGAACGCAAACAGGTTGAGGAAAAGCTTAAACGACAAACCGATGCCATGGAAGCTTCGATGGATGGTATGGCCATAACTGACAAAGATCAAAAATTCGTTTATATGAATGAATATCATGCCAGAATTTATGGTTATGATACGGCTCAGGAATTAATAGGAAAATCATGGCATGTTTTCTATGATGAAGATGAGATGCACAGATTCAGACAAAATATTATTCCGGATTTCATCCGGGAAGGACATTGGCAAGGCGAGATAACAGGAAAGAAAAAAGATGGAAGCGTCTTTCATCAAGAGTTATCATTAACGGCAATCGAAAATGGCGGGCTGATTTGTGTTGTCCATGACATCACAAAACGCAAACATGCAGAGGAGGCGATACGAGAGGCCGAGGAGAAATATCGTAACATCTTCGAGAACATCATTGTAGGCTTATACCAGGTAAGCCCTGAAGGACGCTTCATAACCGCTAACCCTGCCGCTGCCCGTATACTCGGATATGAGTCGCCTGAAGAATTAATCAGCACAATTACGGATATCGGGTCCCAAATCTATGTATGTCCTGAGGACCGTGCCGGGGCGCTCGAGCTTTTAAGAAAAGATGGGTTTTTCAAGAACTTCGAGGTGCAAAACCGCCAAAAAGATGGAAATATTATCTGGGTCATGGCCAATATCCATGTTGTTCGAGATGATCAGGGTAAAGTATTATACTATGAAGGAACAATCCGGGACATCACCGACCGCAAACTCGCCGAAGATAAGATCAAAACCCTCCTCTCCCAAAAGGAACTCATTCTCCGCGAGGTTCACCACAGGATCAAGAACAACATGAACGTTATCATGAGCCTCTTCTCCCTGCAATCGAGTACGCTCAAGGACCCGGCAGTCATCTCTTCACTTGAAGATGCGAGGAGCCGTGTCCAGAGTATGATGATTTTGTACGATAAGCTCTACCGGTCTACAGATTTTAGAGCAATATCAGCGAAGGAGTACCTCACCTCTCTGGTTGATGAAATTGTCATGAATTTCCCCAACCGGATATCAATAACAGTTGAGAAACAGATTGATGACCATATCCTTAGCGCAAAGATATTATCTCCTATCGGCATCATCCTTAATGAATTACTTACGAACGCAATGAAACACGCCTTTATAGAGAGAGAAAACGGAATCCTGGGGATATCCCTTTTGATAAAGGACAACCATGCAACCATCATTGTACAGGATAACGGCACAGGTATTCCTGAATCGATTGATATTGCAACCTCTACCGGATTCGGGCTACAGCTTGTCGACATACTCACGGAACAGCTTGAAGGAACCGTCAGGATTGAACGGGAGAAGGGGACAAGGTTCGTTTTGGAATTTGAAATATAGGGAATAGTTTAGAGGCAGTGAATAGTGGATAGGGGAAAGAAAAAAGGCAGGGTGAAGGTGATTTGATTTCGGATTTTGGATATCGGATTTGCGATTGCGGATCTTTTCCGTCACTCCCGTGGAAACGGGAGTGACGGAAAGAACACCGGATACCCTCTGGGTTCCCGCTCCCCGATAGAACCATTCGAGGACAAGCTTCGCGGGCATGACGGGCAAGCGGATGCGTGGACGGGCAAGCGATTGGGAATGAAATGAAACAATTCTATGTCTATATGCTATGCAGTAAACGAAACGGAACCCTCTATACAGGCGTAACCTCCGACCTCATAAAACGTATCTATGAACATAAAAACAACCTGGTTGAGGGCTTTACCAATTCATACAGTG from the Pseudomonadota bacterium genome contains:
- a CDS encoding PAS domain S-box protein, which codes for MEKDKIIGSILLQWITIFFLVAIVFISLGSLYYRYEAQRIKDDKYEDLSTIAKLKADSIQDWRKHRLADVRRVPGPLVRKEMARLLHDPTGPGARTALQTQLNINKKGTVYADALFLDTKGNILLSDNPYSAPVDQTTMRAIELALKDRREVLSDFFRDPKGLVCIDAVAPVPDDSGKPIAIVVLRSKAADFLFPLIQTWPTPSKTAETLLVCRDGDSILFLNDLRHRSDTALNLRFPLSNTTLPAVQAVLGEYGSFFGRDYRGIEVLAILLPVPQSPWFVVAKVDAEEILAEIKYRAWVITIIVILLMLIAAGLISGVYQKRQEVERKLAEDVLKESESRFRIIFESSKDGIILFDGKTKNIIHGNNAMAELLGCFSEDLVGRSISSLHPAEEWSNIKHELQKHLSGELSVSYGIPVIRIDSSVFYADISSSLITLDEKAYFSAFFRDITERKLAEETIKSSLREKEILLKEIQHRVKNNLLAISGILALQLERIKDSESKDAFITSMNRIKAMTKIHNRLYQSEDFSLVGFKKYMEELLWELSRTYGFPQKDIITDIQDISIDINTAIPAGLIINELVSNAMKHAFPPEGRGTPDHPQAGTRTPVQAWDERNQRAEGEEQRNVITVTLKKDGENDARSPAKRGQASQLVTLTVSDNGIGFPAHIDIKNTESVGFSLLVQLVEQINGTIELIKENGTRFTITFSIDQEKTP
- a CDS encoding PAS domain S-box protein; translation: MNKQQEYKKTILLVEDEALIAVIERETLKRHGFNVILAYSGEKAIEAAQTAADINLILMDINLGKGKMDGTEAAEAILKERDIPILFLSNYTLPEVVEKTEKITSYGYVVKDSGETVLLASIKMAFKLHEVLNKLQEQKHKIETANEELHAALTQIEMSNLMLTASYAEILEGKELFRTTLYSIGDAVITANTHGIVRHMNPVAEALTGWTEGEAREKNIDEIFHIINEEKRDIVENPVKRVLREGTVVGLANHTLLISKDGNEIPIADSGSPIKDAAGKIFGVVLVFSDQTKERAADKKIQASEKLFKNLYQESSIPTFTWQKKDEDFILVDFNRAADHISNGKARGFLGNSAACMYENRPEILSKMSLCFKEHRTLMHEAVSMNFAPGRFLSINYSFIPPDMIIVHFQDQTDRKQAEEKLKESEEKYRAYMDNASDAILISDSEGGFLEANKKAEALLGYTKEELTGMDINRIHPKEELARVMDVFKGIMEARLICCNDTRVLRKDGSFVPVDISGSAIDYLGKKVALGIFIDITERKQAEEKLRASERRFADIINFLPDATLAIDNKGRVIAWNKAIEEMTGVPAEEMLGKGDYEYAIPFYGNRRPILINFVFTWNQDLEKQYDFIKKEGDTITTETSVPFVRGQNRVLWAKAGPLYDTLGNVIGAIESIRDITERKQVEEKLKRQTDAMEASMDGMAITDKDQKFVYMNEYHARIYGYDTAQELIGKSWHVFYDEDEMHRFRQNIIPDFIREGHWQGEITGKKKDGSVFHQELSLTAIENGGLICVVHDITKRKHAEEAIREAEEKYRNIFENIIVGLYQVSPEGRFITANPAAARILGYESPEELISTITDIGSQIYVCPEDRAGALELLRKDGFFKNFEVQNRQKDGNIIWVMANIHVVRDDQGKVLYYEGTIRDITDRKLAEDKIKTLLSQKELILREVHHRIKNNMNVIMSLFSLQSSTLKDPAVISSLEDARSRVQSMMILYDKLYRSTDFRAISAKEYLTSLVDEIVMNFPNRISITVEKQIDDHILSAKILSPIGIILNELLTNAMKHAFIERENGILGISLLIKDNHATIIVQDNGTGIPESIDIATSTGFGLQLVDILTEQLEGTVRIEREKGTRFVLEFEI